Part of the Salvelinus sp. IW2-2015 linkage group LG7, ASM291031v2, whole genome shotgun sequence genome, GTTGGTTACCTGAAGGACAGGGAGTACTGTCTGCGTACGTGCAGCTCTGGAGTAGAGGGGGCGCTGGAGGAGTTGATCTGTCCATGTCTCAGAGCCAGGTTCTTAATGGAGGGGAAGTGGGAGGGCAGGACTCTGCTGTCTGCAGGGAACACTGGGGTCCCTACTGGACTTCTGCTCAGAAAGAGTGGGCAGGGCAGGATTTAGACAACTGCTAGTTTAAAAGTTAGAGGATGTAGTTTATGTAGTCAAAAGCAAAACCCTTTTTATGGGGTTCTGGGCAGAATAAATATTTGAGTAGCGAAGTAGGACCTGCACACTCAGTTGCTCCACCTTCATTGGTTAACAGCGTTCCGATCCAAAAAGGATATGGACTCTTACCTGGGCCTGctgctgcagacagagagaggtgtgtcATGTTTCAGATAGTGCTGGTCAAGATTAGACTCTCTCCAGGGGGAGTTCTGGATGGGGGAGCGCTCAGGAAACTCCACACTGCAGCTGGAGCCCATACTGGAGGTCTGGGTCTGCTCCACACCGCAACTGCAGCCGAGGCTCTGGCTATGGGCTGAGGTGTGATGGAGACTGCCCTGggaggaggaggactggaggGACAGGGAGCCCACAGAGGACTGTATGAGTGGGTCTACAgatgatgaggaagagagagagtctaTGGATAGACAGAGGAGACACAATAGAAAGGGTCAGACATGATGACATTTTGGAATAGTTGAATTGTATTGGCATTTCTATTGTGTTAGTTGATAACTCACCATCGTCCAGGGCCACTGCATCAGACAGGGAGCTGTCGTCAGacatgcacagatctggggacagAAATAAAAGAAAGCTTTATGTAAGACTTCATTCAATTAGGGGAAGGGGTTGTGGAAATGATCAACATTGTAGTGTAATTCTTCTGACATGTACTGCTTATGTGATTCAATAACTAAACAATTGTGAATAAAAAACCTCCAACCTCCATCGGACTGAGTAGGAATATaactaaagacagtacagtatgaaaatAGGCatagccttaatggccatgtactcttagaATCTCTTAGaatcttcctaggttccagcctttctagggagtttttcctagccaccgttctAATATATCTGCATtgcttttaggctgggtttctgtataacaactttgtgacatctgcttacgtaaaaagggctttataaatatatttcattGATAGGCAGAAACTGCCTATCAATCAATGTCATGGCGACCTTGGCTAGCTAAGCTCCTGCATAGAAACATGTCATCGGGTCTTAACTGTCCAATAAAAATAGTATCTGAAATACTTCTTCAGTATATCCTGTCCAcagggggctgctgaggggaggacggttcataataatggctggaatggagtgaatggaatggtattaaacaccTGGAaactgtgtgtttgatgtgtccgataccattccatttattccgttccagccattactatgagccggtCTCCTGTGATCCTATTGCTATCATCCGTAAAATATCTGTATAAATGAATTGGTCCCAATTAAGTATGAACCACAGTACAACTATAAAactcaaaggcactccttcgatataaatttgtttttgagaaaaatgaaaacgtgtcagttctTCACTTTCACCAggtaggagtaataacatgttcaactacttaagaaaTGGGATacaatctaggttgtgcctttagatttagagaaaattaacaactacgGAACCATTTTTCATTTCTCTCATCGACTTCTCAAGCTCCAGCCTGGTCTGCTTGGTTTGCTTCGCAAGCGTTCCTGGGAGTCTCACAATGTTTAGAAACTGTAATTCTGAATAAACTAAGCTCCCTGCAGACTGCAGAGCCCAATGTGGCCAGATGGGAGTAGCACAGCCACAGCATTCACCTCTGTGTttggctgtgttgttgttcttgttgGTCGCTGGAGAGGAGCACTCGTTTCTGATCCTGTGCTGATACACAGCTTCCTGGAGATCCTTGACTTTCCTATCTTCCCTCTTACACTGCTGCAGCCtgctcttcttctgtggtttggACAGGTGCTCCTCCACTGAGAGTCTACGAGCCGCTTCAACGATCTGGAGCTGCAAGGCCAGGTCTGCCTCTAAGGAATGAAGCTCTGAAtcctgagtgagagagagtttttatttttatttagcttaGATGAATAACAATGAACTATCAATTTAATAGACTTCTTGATTGGGCTGGGTTTAAGGAAATAAATACTGTATTCAGTGTTCAAATCTCTCTATCTGATATGCACTTTGCCTTTGCTCATAAGCTTTACAACATATTGTTAGGAAAGACACCTGACCTTACCTATTACCAATACTGTGTAATATAGGAAGTGTAAAGGATGACCGTGGGAAGGGTTCATATTGGTCTGTACCTCTCCATCCTGGTGGATGAGACTGTCATCCAGTTTGAAGGTAGCTCCTATCCTCCTTCGGACACGAGGGGGCTTCTCATCAGCAAGTAGGGGGTAGTCTGAAGACAACTTACCTGTCAGCTcctgtaaaataaatacaatccaAAATCAACTGAAGTCATTTCTAAACATACCCCTAAGAGATTACATCTGAAAGAGCAGTCTGTAACTCTTCTATGAACCATCGGTTTGTAATATGAGACTCAGTCTTGTGACGAACAGGAGACCTATGTTAGCCCTATGTTAGACACTCACAGCCTCCCTGacgcaaaatatataaatatatatatttattattattttattttttattagggGGTaggtcagctttaatattgcagatagattgtagcttccatcaatgtaattgtctgcatcacccatattgtcacgtgtgctccctctctggccactaggtcaccaggctgctcgttagggcgcacacctgtcaccagcgttacacacataatgacactcatctggactccatcacctccttgattacctgccctttatatgtcactccctttggtttcttcccccgtcgtcattgttgctgtttcatgtcggtggctgtttgtgtttcttgttttgttcatttattaaatgtattcactccctgaacttgcttcccgactctcagtgtacatcattaaacatatattttcatgcaaatatatatacagtaccagtcaaaagtttggatacacctactcattcaagggtttttctttatttttaacattttctacgttgtacaataatagtgaagacatcaaaacgatgaaataacaccatatggatatattttatatttgagattcttcaaagtagccaccctttgccttgatgacagctttgcacactcttgacattctctcaaccagcttcatgaggtagtcaccttgaatgcatttcaattaacaggtgtgccttgttaaaggttgtggaatttctttccttaatgtgtttgagtcaatcacttgtgttgtgacaattttgaggtggtatacagatgatagctctatttggtaaaagaccaagtccatattatggcaagaacagcttaaataagcaaagagaaatgacagtacatcattactttaagacatgaaggtcagtcaatccggaaaatttcgagaactttgaaagtttcttcaagtgcagttgcaaaaaccatcaagagctatgatgaaactggctctcaagaggacaCCACaaaaaaggaagacccagagttacctctgatgcagaggataagttcattaaagttaccagcttcagaaattgcagcccaaataaatgcgtcacagagttcaagtaacagacacgtctcaacatcaactgatcagaggagactgcgtgaatcaggccttcgtggtcgaattgctgcaaagaaaccactactaaaagacaccaataagaagagacttgcttgggcaaggaaacatgagcaatggacattagaccagtggaaatctgtcctttggtctgatgagtccaaacgtgagatttttggttccaaccaccgtgtcatTGTGAGACGAAGAGTAGGTGACCGGATGATcctgcatatgtggttcccaccgtgaagcattgaggaggaggtgtgatggtgctttgctgatgacactgtcagtgatttatttagaattcaaggcacacttaaccagcatggctaccacagcattctgcagcaatacgccatcccatctggtttgcgcgtagtgggactatcaattgtttttctacaggacaatgacccaaaacacatctccaggctgtgtcagggctatttgaacaagaaggagagtgatggagtgctgcatcagatgacctggctttcacaatcacccgacctcaaaccaattgagatggtttgggatgagttggaccgcagagtgaaggaaaggcagccaacaactgctcaacatatgtgggaactccttcaagactgttggaaaagcattcctcatgaagctggttgagagaatgccaagagtgtgcaaagctgtcattaaaggcaaagggtggcaattttgaagaatctaaaatatattttgatttgtttaacactttttttggttactacatgattccatatgtgttatttcatagtttgatgtcttcactattaatctacaatgtagaaaacccctggaatgagtaggtgtgtccaaacttttgactggtactgtacatatatatctCAACACCGGTATAGATATGCATGAATACAATAGTGTGAATACTCACAGCCTCTCTAACGCAGAGCTTCTTGAGGTCCAGTAGACACAGCTCCAGCCTGTCCTCCAGAGCCTGGTGCTTCAGCCTCATGGCCCGGGTGTGAGTGGTCAGGTCCTTGACTGGCAACGTGGGGCTGTCGGGACCTGAAATGATGTTAATGGAGATTTTTCCACAGAGCACAGGCCTCATGCAGGCATCACATGGTGCCACATTTGGAGCTTTTATCACAGAATTAACGATTGTTATAGATTATAGACATTTCAGGTAGCTTACCAACTATCAATACACTTTatctcctgaatttatttaggtcTCAGCATTAATAATgcgctcagtgctttctgtaaaGATTTATATCTGAACCTAGAATGGATCTAAAGCTTTCACATTTAGGGTTCAGCATTGTTGATGTGTTAAGCTCTTACCAGAGTTGAGAATGATCCCACTGTCAGTGTCACTGATCTCCTCTTTATCCATCATGGCTGTTGGAAGGTATTTTCACACTGTTAAAACCTGTTGGAAAATAGTTAAATATTTCAATCAGATTTATTAAATCATCCTTATTCACCAAAAAACATATCCAGCGTTATGATCACTCAGGACAGGGGAAAATTGCTTCACATAAAAATATAAGTTTCCTTTCCTGATGCTGAATGTCTCTTTTTATTCTGATCCACtagctctctccttcctcttctctctcttcttctccttcctcccccttctccctcctccccttctccctccctcctggcccgttctctccccctcctgccctgttctccctccctctgcctgttctccctcctctctgccctcttccctcccttctgcCTCCGTTCTCCCTCGCTCCTGCGctgttctcctccctcctgccctgtttccctccctcctgccctgttctccctcccttctgCCCTGTTCCTCCCTCGCTCCTGCCcgttctccctccccttcctgccctgtctccctccctctgctgttctccctcctcttgccctgttctccctccctcctgccctgttctccctccctcctgccctgttctcctcctcctgccctgttctccctccctcctgccctgttctccctccctcctgccctgttctccctccctcctgccctgttctccctccctcctgccctgtTCTCCCTTCACAATAGGCAGCAGCCCCCATGCTTGACTCGGCACATGTGCGAGGGGACCAGGGGTTAATCCGAAACCGGACACTATGGCAACGGTCACAGGGCGCACCGCTGTTCTccgaggggagtgtgtgtgtgttgccatacGGAATGTCAGAGGGCGTTTAAAAGGGACGCACCGTCGCACCCCAAAAAAGAGAACAGGAAAGCAGATGGCTGCAGGGCAAGGGAATTATccctctcatggactgcacctgTTCCCCCTcccagagtcacacacacacacaaactcacacacacaccaacagcgcTCCATTCAACCAGTGTCCAGAGAAACAACCCTCGAGGGGCTTTTGAAGTGGAACAATGTCTCAATGCTGAGCCTGTCTCTGTAGCATCAGCCAGCTCACATAAAGACACTGAAGATTCATGATATAGCACATCTAGAATTTCACTTATACATTCTCACACTGTTGAACACATAAACAATGTTTATGATCCATTCTATTGGATGCGtgggtgcgtgcatgcgtgcactagggttgaatggcgggaacccggttactgagatttaccacccaaaaccactccctttccCCGGGATAAATAACGccgagaaaccggtaaattataataaattatttatatgaacagcatggtgtGAAATGGAACTTTTTAATTATATGCCATGTCTAAATACGGCTTCTCTACGGTCTCGGCGTGATGAATCAACGCTCAGTGTGGGGACAgaccatctcagtatggagagTAGTTCACAATGAATGTACTGTAGACCTATGTATCATCTCACCATGGTAACTTTttgtcttgtgacaggt contains:
- the LOC111966147 gene encoding innate immunity activator protein-like, which produces MMDKEEISDTDSGIILNSGPDSPTLPVKDLTTHTRAMRLKHQALEDRLELCLLDLKKLCVREAELTGKLSSDYPLLADEKPPRVRRRIGATFKLDDSLIHQDGEDSELHSLEADLALQLQIVEAARRLSVEEHLSKPQKKSRLQQCKREDRKVKDLQEAVYQHRIRNECSSPATNKNNNTAKHRDLCMSDDSSLSDAVALDDDSLSSSSSVDPLIQSSVGSLSLQSSSSQGSLHHTSAHSQSLGCSCGVEQTQTSSMGSSCSVEFPERSPIQNSPWRESNLDQHYLKHDTPLSVCSSRPRSPVGTPVFPADSRVLPSHFPSIKNLALRHGQINSSSAPSTPELHVRRQYSLSFRLPRSKPTHDLGEGCGRARLPRRRPEFLVRSPQYAPQRLYQSSSEHSVPSYTSPQRLYQSSSEDSSSEHSVPSYTSTPSRDTNRDNHKDREGPASPEIPKLCPPPYGFHYGAQSPTSPALNGSSFHKKNNQHQHQSSPSLRRRMAEEGTCSPLSPQDLGSPLGKGLYLSPSRPPQPQQQHRHWQQGPPPSSPRRVLKPPPPYTRLVRTPSLREYPNQPARVLPREMSSDELKSWNQFQKSRPSSLERQGSFRVKSPTSPPLPPYLQVA